The Triticum dicoccoides isolate Atlit2015 ecotype Zavitan chromosome 6A, WEW_v2.0, whole genome shotgun sequence genome has a window encoding:
- the LOC119317530 gene encoding uncharacterized protein LOC119317530 has protein sequence MTPSPASTSAPDAGMLGRRLVLLPASAAASLARGERRRARLRLGCVLEHVAPRLALASAALVGAGEVIAAAAVAGGSGGAVHGAVASTIAQLAVSAVAIASGACLSTKVDFLWPRIEQLPDTLVFEGVEVTGYQIFEDPKVQKAIVFASTAHIGQFRRTGDPYVTHCIHTGKILAALVPSTGERAINTVVAGILHDVIDDTAENLKSVAEQFGDDVASLVSGVSKLSYINQLLRRHRQKNTGGSTLTSEEANNLRAMLLGMVDDPRVVLIKLADRLHNMRTIYALPIPKAEAVAQETLAVWCSLASRLGVWALKAELEDLCFAVLQPQVFMKIRSELTSMWNSTSKDKSMRRSSIRSDLLASTKEVHATSTHDLLSSSDQEQSNMEDLLQAVLPFDLFLDRRRRSDFLNNLQSNSEASIRKPKIVDDAAIALTSLAACEEELQQELLITTSYIPGMEVRLSSRLKSLYSIYCKMKRKRVGIRQVYDARALRVIVGDKNGALHGPAVRSCYSILDIVHRLWTPIDGEFDDYIINPKGSGYQSLHTAVQASDSSPLEVQIRTQRMHEYAEYGLAAHWLYKESSVNTGSGMGNKIKQSTSYASSSSEDEITDGVPSKYISMKVGHPVLRIDGNHLLAAVIVSIEKGAKELLVAVRFTLEASEDVAERRSSFQLKRWEAYARLHKKVTEKWWCAPGHGDWSTNLEKYTLCRDGIYHKQDQFGRLLPTFIQIIDLTEEEEEEYWMVVSAVFEGKETSTLTSESSNGDRSTSDLPISTPLSDPINNKVHLLRTMLQWEEQVRRRASVAERSLGSLTDPILREVAIICWPYGKIMRMSTGSTAADAGRRMGVDGKLLWVNGQLVLPQTELKDGDIVEVRT, from the exons ATGACGCCGTCGCCGGCGTCCACGTCAGCCCCCGACGCCGGCATGCTCGGCCGCCGCCTCGTGCTGCTCCCGGCGAGCGCCGCGGCGTCGTTGGCGCGCGGGGAGCGGAGGAGGGCGCGGCTCCGGCTGGGGTGCGTGCTCGAGCACGTGGCCCCGCGGCTCGCGCTGGCCTCGGCCGCGCTCGTAGGGGCCGGGGAGGTGATCGCCGCGGCGGCCGTCGCGGGGGGAAGCGGCGGCGCGGTTCACGGCGCCGTGGCATCCACTATCGCGCAACTGGCGGTCTCGGCCGTGGCGATCGCGTCAGGGGCGTGCCTGTCGACCAAGGTCGACTTCCTCTGGCCTCGCATCGAGCAGCTGCCTG ATACTCTTGTATTTGAAGGAGTGGAGGTGACAGGATATCAAATATTTGAGGATCCAAAG GTGCAGAAAGCAATTGTATTTGCAAGTACAGCTCACATTGGGCAATTTAGGAGAACAGGAGACCCATATGTTACACACTGCATACATACGGGGAAAATCTTAGCTGCCTTGGTCCCATCCACTGGAGAAAGA GCAATCAATACCGTTGTTGCTGGTATTCTTCATGATGTTATTGATGATACAGCTGAGAACCTGAAGAGCGTAGCAGAGCAATTTGGGGATGATGTTGCAAGCTTGGTATCTGGTGTATCAAAACTGAGCTACATAAATCAG CTACTGCGCAGGCATCGGCAAAAAAACACTGGTGGAAGCACTCTTACTTCTGAAGAA GCAAACAACCTGCGTGCTATGCTATTGGGGATGGTTGATGATCCTCGTGTGGTGCTTATCAAGCTGGCAGACCGCTTGCACAATATGCGAACAAT CTATGCTCTTCCCATTCCAAAAGCTGAGGCTGTTGCTCAAGAGACATTAGCTGTCTGGTGCTCACTTGCTTCTCGATTGGGAGTCTGGGCTTTGAAAGCTGAGCTAGAAGACTTATGCTTTGCTGTCCTTCAG CCCCAAGTTTTCATGAAAATACGATCTGAACTTACTTCGATGTGGAATTCTACCAGCAAGGATAAAAGCATGAGAAGGTCATCAATTAGAAGTGATTTGCTTGCCTCCACGAAGGAAGTGCACGCGACTTCCACCCATGATTTACTTAGTTCGAGCGACCAAGAACAATCAAATATGGAG GATTTATTGCAAGCTGTATTGCCATTTGACCTCTTTTTGGATCGGAGAAGGCGCTCTGACTTCCTTAATAATCTCCAAAGTAATTCTGAAGCATCCATACGAAAGCCTAAAATTGTTGATGACGCTGCTATTGCATTAACATCTTTAGCAGCTTGTGAGGAAGAACTTCAGCAGGAATTGCTTATAACAACGTC GTATATACCTGGGATGGAAGTTAGGCTGTCAAGTAGACTCAAAAGCTTGTATAGCATCTACTGTAAG ATGAAAAGGAAACGTGTAGGCATTAGACAAGTATACGATGCTCGTGCGTTGAGGGTGATTGTTGGAGACAAAAATGGTGCATTGCATGGACCTGCAGTCAGGAGTTGCTACAGCATCCTTGATATAGTACACAG GTTATGGACTCCAATCGATGGGGAGTTTGATGACTATATTATCAACCCTAAGGGCAGCGGTTACCAA TCACTCCATACAGCAGTTCAGGCATCCGATAGCTCACCGCTGGAGGTCCAAATTAGGACCCAG CGAATGCATGAGTATGCAGAGTATGGACTGGCTGCGCATTGGTTGTACAAGGAGAGCAGTGTTAACACGGGAAGTGGCATGGGTAACAAGATAAAACAAAGTACGTCGTATGCATCAAGTTCTTCAGAAGATGAAATAACAGACGGGGTGCCCTCAAAGTATATTTCTATGAAAGTGGGGCATCCGGTCCTCAGAATTGATGGTAATCACTTACTGGCAGCTGTCATTGTCAG CATAGAAAAAGGGGCTAAAGAATTGCTTGTTGCTGTACGTTTTACCCTTGAAGCTTCTGAAGATGTAGCTGAGCGGCGATCTTCCTTTCAGTTGAAGCGTTGGGAGGCTTATGCTAGGCTTCATAAGAAG GTAACTGAGAAATGGTGGTGTGCACCAGGACATGGTGACTGGTCAACAAACCTGGAGAAGTACACACTATGCCGGGATGGTATATACCATAAG CAAGACCAATTTGGGAGACTTTTGCCGACATTTATTCAAATAATTGATTtgacggaagaggaagaggaggagtactGGATGGTTGTATCTGCAGTATTTGAAGGCAAAGAAACCTCCACCCTGACATCTGAATCGAGCAACGGTGATAGATCAACTTCCGACCTTCCAATCTCTACTCCCTTGAGTGATCCCATCAACAACAAG GTCCATTTGCTCAGGACAATGCTTCAATGGGAGGAGCAAGTACGCCGTCGAGCATCGGTAGCGGAGAGAAGTCTCGGCTCGTTGACCGATCCAATTCTTCGTGAGGTGGCCATCATCTGCTGGCCGTATGGGAAGATAATGAGGATGAGTACTGGCAGCACAGCTGCTGACGCCGGTAGAAGAATGGGTGTGGATGGGAAGCTGCTTTGGGTGAATGGCCAACTTGTGCTGCCTCAAACCGAGCTCAAGGATGGAGATATAGTGGAAGTGAGGACGTAG